The Devosia sp. A16 genome includes a window with the following:
- a CDS encoding YcjX family protein, producing the protein MPQAPTTITDEIGIALGNLADAASAPFTPTLRLGVTGLSRAGKTIFITALIHNLLTGGRLPGFAALTEGRFIGARLAEHPDAGIPRFAYEQHLAALTGKDPHWPESTRKISQLRLTLKFQSKRWVSGMFGPTVLNLDIVDYPGEWLLDLPLLSLSFAEWSAQALARAALPHSAAEAEAFLNELGKVDVASEATDVAAERLAAAFTDYLRRSREDGRALSTLPPGRFLLPGDLEGSPALTFAPLPPPAGPVRSSSLYAMLERRYEAYKAIVVRPFFRDHFARLDRQVVLVDTLRALNAGPAAVADLETALTDILACFRQGDNNPIIRLVARRIDRILFAATKADHIHSSSHDRLEAVMNRLVADAARKARFAGAETRSMAIAAIRATRESVIEEGGERHEVIVGTPEAGEVLDGTVYDGKTEIALFPGDLPEHPDTLFEDGRPLALNFLRFQPPQRLEKNAEGNVVLPHIRFDRALDYLIGDWLR; encoded by the coding sequence ATGCCGCAAGCGCCGACCACCATTACCGACGAGATCGGCATCGCGCTGGGCAACCTCGCCGACGCCGCGTCGGCGCCGTTCACCCCCACCCTGCGGCTCGGCGTCACCGGCCTCAGCCGCGCCGGCAAGACCATCTTCATCACCGCGCTCATCCACAACCTGCTCACCGGTGGACGCCTTCCCGGTTTCGCGGCGCTGACCGAGGGAAGGTTTATCGGCGCCCGGCTGGCCGAGCACCCGGATGCCGGCATCCCGCGCTTCGCCTATGAACAGCATCTCGCGGCGCTGACCGGCAAAGATCCGCACTGGCCGGAATCGACCCGCAAGATCAGCCAGCTGCGGCTGACGCTGAAGTTCCAGTCGAAGCGCTGGGTATCGGGGATGTTCGGCCCGACAGTGCTCAACCTCGATATCGTCGACTATCCAGGCGAGTGGCTGCTCGACCTACCGCTGCTGTCGCTGAGTTTTGCCGAGTGGAGTGCGCAGGCGCTGGCGCGTGCCGCGCTGCCGCATTCGGCTGCCGAAGCGGAGGCATTCCTCAACGAACTCGGGAAGGTCGATGTCGCAAGCGAGGCGACCGATGTTGCAGCGGAGCGGCTGGCCGCGGCCTTTACCGACTACTTGAGGCGCAGCCGCGAGGATGGACGGGCGCTCAGCACCCTGCCCCCGGGCCGTTTCCTGCTGCCGGGCGACCTCGAGGGGAGTCCGGCGCTGACCTTCGCGCCGCTGCCGCCACCGGCGGGGCCGGTCCGCTCCTCCAGCCTCTACGCCATGCTGGAACGCCGCTACGAGGCCTACAAGGCCATCGTGGTGCGGCCGTTCTTTCGCGACCACTTCGCGCGCCTCGACCGGCAGGTGGTGCTGGTCGACACGCTGCGGGCGCTCAATGCCGGCCCCGCGGCGGTGGCCGACCTCGAGACGGCGCTGACCGACATCCTCGCCTGCTTCCGCCAGGGCGACAATAACCCCATCATCCGCCTCGTGGCGCGCCGCATCGATCGCATCCTGTTCGCTGCCACCAAGGCCGACCACATCCACTCCTCCAGCCACGATCGCCTCGAGGCGGTGATGAACCGGCTGGTGGCCGACGCGGCGCGCAAGGCGCGGTTCGCCGGTGCTGAAACCCGTTCGATGGCCATCGCCGCGATCCGGGCCACGCGCGAAAGCGTCATCGAAGAGGGTGGTGAAAGGCACGAAGTGATCGTCGGCACCCCTGAGGCCGGCGAAGTGCTGGACGGAACAGTCTATGACGGCAAGACAGAAATTGCGTTGTTTCCCGGCGACTTGCCGGAACATCCTGATACATTGTTCGAAGATGGCCGCCCTCTGGCCCTGAACTTTCTGCGCTTCCAGCCGCCGCAGCGGCTGGAAAAGAACGCCGAAGGCAATGTCGTCCTGCCGCATATCCGCTTCGACCGGGCGCTCGATTACCTGATCGGGGACTGGCTGAGATGA
- a CDS encoding 5-formyltetrahydrofolate cyclo-ligase has product MTDRGRWAGRNPAKDELRNAIWDQLVADGVAIGPARSHIPNFTGADVAAWHMVQIPAWRTAKAVKVNPDSAQYSLRLRALYEGKTLYCPVPELVQKAPYVRIDPDQLKDKGISFELAASHQGYMHYGERIEFTDIPELDFCVFGSVAVTRQGARTGKGGGFADLEAGVLNELGRIRPDTPLVTSVHSSQVVPDGDIVMMDFDCWMDYVATETELIVTASAHPRPKGISWDHVQPDQFDSIPFLRELQPKAQR; this is encoded by the coding sequence ATGACTGACCGTGGTCGTTGGGCAGGCCGCAACCCTGCCAAGGACGAGCTGCGCAACGCCATCTGGGATCAACTCGTTGCCGACGGGGTGGCGATCGGCCCGGCGCGCAGCCACATCCCCAACTTTACCGGCGCGGACGTGGCCGCCTGGCACATGGTGCAGATCCCGGCCTGGCGGACGGCCAAAGCCGTGAAGGTCAACCCCGATTCAGCGCAATACTCGCTGCGGCTACGCGCCCTGTATGAGGGCAAGACGCTCTATTGCCCGGTTCCGGAACTGGTGCAGAAGGCGCCCTATGTCCGGATCGATCCCGACCAGCTCAAGGACAAGGGTATCTCGTTCGAGCTGGCGGCGAGCCACCAGGGCTACATGCATTACGGCGAGCGGATCGAGTTTACCGACATTCCCGAACTCGACTTCTGCGTGTTCGGCTCGGTGGCCGTGACCCGGCAGGGCGCGAGAACCGGTAAAGGCGGCGGATTTGCAGACCTGGAAGCCGGGGTGCTGAACGAACTGGGTCGCATCCGGCCCGACACGCCGCTCGTCACCAGTGTGCATTCGAGCCAGGTCGTGCCGGACGGGGACATCGTCATGATGGATTTCGACTGCTGGATGGACTACGTCGCAACCGAGACCGAACTGATCGTCACCGCCAGCGCGCATCCCCGCCCCAAGGGCATTTCGTGGGACCATGTCCAGCCTGACCAGTTCGACTCGATCCCTTTCCTGCGTGAGCTGCAGCCCAAGGCGCAGCGGTAG
- a CDS encoding glycosyltransferase family 2 protein produces MAHSVTRNFQGDPSELLGVPRDSTPGERLHLDVAKLLVADKTLSLTGLAVAMRQTAEWGSSLAQTIIGLGLVRPIDYYKAVARVYGLPFVDLQREPIDKTLIRVEDRGDYAERHIVPWRQVEGRMILAATEITAEHFLWGDERFGTDNYDFVITSPFDILWQTQELFRDWDSFFAREALYSWKPEHSAKFTVTRPQKLVLWALLAMLLVAAVLAPMATAVALMAFFTTIYTLTFVFKFVLTFVGSSRKADMEISAEAIAALKDSELPVYTVLVPMYKEAKVLPLLTKALKGLDYPASKLEVKLVLEEDDTETIEAAKALRLPGTFEIVRVPPSQPKTKPKACNYALQFSRGEFVTIYDAEDQPEPDQLKKAVLAFRNGDPRLACVQGRLNYFNRSENWLTRMFTLEYSQWFDFLLPGLDWLKVPIPLGGTSNHFKLSALRKVGAWDPYNVTEDADLGVRLAQEGYTVGVINSTTYEEANGVLPSWIKQRSRWIKGYMQTWLVHMRHPVQLWRSIGAKGFFSFHFFIGAPPLTMLLAPILWVITLLVWFTNAWDFGWLFPEPFGTMALFNLVIGNLFLVYFGVIAALKRKYYDLVPVGILLPVYWVLHSIAAYKAFWQLMFNPHYWEKTEHGTSSVTQKTLQQVNSEAAK; encoded by the coding sequence ATGGCACATTCAGTAACGCGCAATTTTCAGGGCGATCCGTCGGAACTTCTCGGCGTTCCGCGCGACAGCACACCCGGCGAACGGCTGCATCTGGATGTCGCCAAGCTGCTGGTTGCGGACAAGACGCTCAGTCTCACCGGTCTCGCCGTTGCGATGCGGCAGACGGCCGAGTGGGGTTCAAGCCTGGCCCAGACCATTATCGGGCTCGGGCTGGTGCGGCCGATCGACTACTACAAGGCCGTCGCCAGGGTGTATGGGCTGCCGTTCGTCGACTTGCAGCGCGAGCCGATCGACAAGACGCTGATCAGGGTCGAGGATCGCGGGGACTATGCCGAGCGCCACATCGTGCCTTGGCGGCAGGTCGAGGGACGAATGATCCTCGCCGCGACGGAGATCACCGCCGAGCACTTTCTGTGGGGCGACGAGCGCTTCGGAACCGACAACTACGACTTCGTCATCACCTCGCCGTTCGACATCCTGTGGCAGACGCAGGAGCTGTTCCGCGACTGGGACAGCTTCTTTGCCCGCGAGGCGCTCTATTCGTGGAAGCCGGAGCATTCCGCCAAGTTCACGGTGACGAGGCCGCAGAAGCTGGTGCTGTGGGCGTTGCTGGCGATGCTGCTGGTGGCCGCCGTGCTGGCGCCCATGGCGACGGCAGTGGCCTTGATGGCGTTCTTCACCACCATCTACACACTGACCTTCGTGTTCAAGTTCGTGCTCACCTTTGTCGGCTCGTCGCGCAAGGCGGACATGGAGATCTCGGCCGAAGCGATCGCCGCCCTCAAGGACAGCGAGCTGCCGGTCTATACCGTGCTGGTGCCGATGTATAAGGAAGCCAAGGTCCTGCCCTTGCTGACCAAGGCGTTGAAGGGGCTCGATTACCCGGCGTCGAAGCTCGAAGTGAAGCTGGTCCTCGAAGAGGACGACACCGAGACTATCGAGGCCGCCAAGGCGCTCCGCCTGCCGGGGACCTTCGAGATCGTACGGGTGCCGCCCAGCCAGCCCAAGACCAAGCCGAAGGCCTGCAACTACGCGCTGCAGTTCAGCCGCGGCGAGTTTGTGACCATTTACGATGCCGAGGATCAGCCCGAGCCGGATCAGCTCAAGAAGGCGGTGCTGGCCTTCCGGAATGGCGACCCGCGGCTCGCCTGCGTGCAGGGGCGGCTCAACTACTTCAACCGTTCGGAAAACTGGCTGACGCGGATGTTCACGCTGGAATACAGCCAGTGGTTCGATTTCCTGCTGCCTGGGCTCGACTGGCTCAAGGTGCCGATTCCGCTCGGCGGCACCTCCAACCATTTCAAGCTCTCGGCGCTGCGCAAGGTCGGCGCCTGGGATCCGTACAACGTGACCGAGGACGCCGACCTCGGCGTGCGGCTGGCGCAGGAGGGCTACACCGTCGGCGTCATCAACTCGACCACCTACGAGGAGGCCAACGGGGTGCTGCCGAGCTGGATCAAGCAGCGCTCGCGCTGGATCAAGGGCTACATGCAGACCTGGCTGGTGCACATGCGGCACCCTGTGCAGCTATGGCGTTCGATCGGCGCGAAGGGCTTCTTCTCGTTCCACTTCTTCATCGGCGCGCCGCCCCTCACCATGCTGCTGGCGCCGATCCTCTGGGTCATCACTCTGCTGGTCTGGTTCACCAATGCCTGGGATTTCGGCTGGCTCTTCCCCGAGCCGTTCGGCACCATGGCGCTGTTCAACCTGGTGATCGGCAACCTGTTCCTCGTCTATTTCGGGGTGATCGCGGCGCTGAAGCGCAAGTATTACGACCTGGTGCCGGTGGGCATCCTGCTGCCGGTCTATTGGGTGTTGCACTCGATCGCCGCCTACAAGGCGTTCTGGCAGCTCATGTTCAACCCGCACTATTGGGAAAAAACCGAGCATGGCACCTCGAGCGTGACCCAGAAGACGCTGCAGCAAGTCAACAGCGAGGCGGCAAAATGA
- a CDS encoding ABC transporter permease, producing MTSRFGKAMLLGTVLAILLFLLAPILVLILSAFDSGNVFRFPPRGLSLRWFETALNHSEYRSSLWISTVLGLLSTVIAVGLASLAAFGLVRGKPSYRLAMEVLLLAPLTLPLVVWAIALLSIYAQLGINGTLPGLILAHVTITMPFAARIMIATFDEIDPNLEAAAKSLGASPWQVVRRITLPLARPGLLSSTAIAFLVSFNDVVVTTLIAGAGWITFPVRTFSRLRTEGIDPTTIAIGAMIVAFTILVIVLGQRLFQLSRRL from the coding sequence ATGACCTCGCGTTTCGGTAAGGCAATGCTGCTCGGCACCGTCCTCGCCATCCTGCTCTTCCTCCTGGCGCCGATTCTGGTGCTGATCCTGTCGGCCTTCGACAGCGGCAACGTCTTCCGTTTTCCGCCACGGGGCCTGTCGCTGCGCTGGTTCGAAACGGCGCTCAACCATTCCGAATATCGCAGCAGTCTGTGGATCAGCACGGTGCTGGGCCTCCTCTCCACCGTGATCGCGGTGGGGTTGGCCAGTCTTGCCGCCTTCGGGCTGGTGCGTGGCAAGCCATCCTACCGGCTGGCCATGGAGGTACTGCTGCTGGCGCCGCTGACCCTGCCGCTGGTGGTCTGGGCCATCGCCCTGCTCTCGATCTATGCGCAACTGGGCATCAACGGCACGCTGCCGGGCCTGATCCTCGCCCACGTCACCATCACCATGCCGTTTGCGGCACGCATTATGATCGCCACGTTCGACGAGATCGATCCCAACCTCGAGGCCGCCGCCAAAAGCCTGGGCGCATCACCGTGGCAGGTGGTTCGTCGCATCACTCTGCCGCTGGCTCGACCGGGTCTGCTGTCCAGCACGGCCATCGCCTTTCTCGTCTCGTTCAATGACGTCGTGGTCACGACGCTGATCGCCGGCGCCGGCTGGATCACCTTCCCTGTCCGCACGTTCTCCCGGCTTCGCACCGAGGGGATCGACCCGACGACCATCGCCATCGGCGCCATGATCGTCGCCTTCACGATTTTGGTGATCGTCCTCGGACAACGCCTCTTTCAGCTTTCGAGGCGTCTCTGA
- a CDS encoding YcjF family protein, with amino-acid sequence MKPPFARTLASAGGAAEEPRRPRVFEPAQAVALPEAIEPITDIEALPDDAARPPKLLGWAGRIAWTAAGILVSLALGLAAERLIADLFATQPWLGWVAVAVLAVLVVALLVIIVREVASLLRLRTLDRLRQAARAALVSDNNRAGAAITRELLDIYARRPDLARPRDELESNAPHVFDGAEHVRLTERLLMAPLDTRARALTAASARRVALVTAVSPRALIDIAFVIFESLRLGGDIARLYGARPGFIGTWRLIGSILAHLAVTGGLVLTDGVVEQLVGQGLAAKLSARLGEGVVNGLMTVRVGIAAMRVVRPLPFEVVKQPMVKDFIPELANVLNAEKK; translated from the coding sequence ATGAAACCGCCCTTTGCCCGCACGCTCGCGTCCGCCGGCGGCGCCGCCGAGGAACCGCGCCGACCGCGGGTATTCGAGCCGGCACAGGCGGTCGCCCTCCCCGAGGCGATCGAGCCGATCACCGATATCGAAGCCCTGCCCGATGATGCCGCAAGGCCGCCGAAGCTGCTCGGCTGGGCCGGCAGGATCGCCTGGACGGCGGCCGGCATCCTGGTATCGCTGGCGCTCGGGCTCGCGGCCGAGCGGCTGATCGCCGATCTGTTCGCGACGCAGCCCTGGCTCGGTTGGGTGGCCGTGGCGGTGCTGGCCGTGCTGGTGGTCGCGCTGCTGGTGATCATCGTCCGTGAGGTCGCATCGCTGCTGCGGCTGCGCACGCTCGACCGCCTGCGTCAGGCCGCACGGGCCGCTCTCGTCAGCGACAACAACCGAGCAGGCGCGGCCATCACCCGCGAGTTGCTGGACATCTACGCCCGTCGGCCGGATCTGGCGCGGCCGCGCGACGAACTCGAAAGCAATGCACCCCACGTGTTCGACGGCGCCGAGCATGTGCGGCTGACGGAGCGGCTGCTGATGGCGCCGCTCGATACACGGGCCCGGGCGCTGACCGCCGCCTCGGCGCGACGCGTTGCGCTGGTGACCGCGGTGTCGCCGCGCGCGCTGATCGATATCGCGTTCGTCATCTTCGAAAGCCTGCGGCTGGGCGGCGATATCGCTCGACTCTACGGCGCGCGGCCAGGCTTTATCGGCACCTGGAGACTGATCGGGTCCATCCTCGCGCATCTGGCGGTGACCGGCGGGCTGGTGCTCACCGACGGCGTGGTCGAGCAACTGGTCGGCCAAGGCCTCGCGGCCAAGCTTTCGGCGCGGCTGGGCGAAGGCGTGGTCAACGGCCTGATGACGGTGCGGGTCGGCATCGCCGCCATGCGCGTCGTTCGCCCCCTGCCCTTCGAGGTGGTCAAGCAGCCCATGGTCAAGGATTTCATCCCAGAGCTCGCCAACGTGCTGAACGCCGAAAAGAAGTGA
- a CDS encoding ABC transporter ATP-binding protein yields MTGSSYLRIRSVQKSYKGALALHDIDLAVEQGEFVSLLGPSGCGKSTLLQILAGLLEPDRGQIQLDGADITNLPPWRRNIGLVFQNYALFPHLSIRQNVRFGLDMLGMGRAEAEERVDESLEMVGLDPSLSRRPGELSGGQQQRVAIARAIAIRPRLLLMDEPLSNLDAVLRHKVRLELRELHDRTGITTIMVTHDQAEALATSDRIAVMQGGRILQFEAPEALYAAPATAFIAGFVGSPPANLLPLTANGPDSWTLADGQLWQPAAPLAPKANGAAAGRACLIALRPESLTIGATGEGGLPARVAAVEFNGGDRLVHAETGGTRITVRLAATEAVTGPDILLFPPQQAPVLFDAATGTRL; encoded by the coding sequence ATGACCGGCTCTTCCTATCTGCGCATCCGCTCCGTGCAAAAGAGCTACAAGGGGGCATTGGCGCTGCACGATATCGACCTCGCCGTCGAACAGGGCGAGTTCGTTTCCCTGCTTGGACCGAGCGGCTGCGGCAAGTCGACCCTGCTGCAGATCCTTGCCGGCCTGCTGGAGCCCGACCGTGGGCAGATCCAGCTCGACGGCGCGGACATCACCAATCTGCCGCCCTGGCGACGCAACATCGGGCTGGTATTCCAGAACTACGCTCTGTTTCCCCATCTCAGCATTCGCCAGAATGTGCGCTTCGGCCTCGACATGCTGGGCATGGGGCGCGCCGAGGCCGAAGAGCGCGTCGATGAATCGCTCGAGATGGTCGGGCTCGATCCGTCGCTAAGCCGGCGCCCCGGCGAGCTGTCCGGTGGCCAGCAGCAGCGTGTAGCCATCGCCCGGGCCATCGCGATCCGGCCCCGGCTGCTGCTGATGGATGAGCCGCTGTCCAACCTCGATGCGGTGCTGCGCCACAAGGTGCGCCTCGAACTGCGCGAACTGCATGACCGGACCGGCATCACCACGATCATGGTCACCCATGATCAAGCCGAGGCTCTGGCCACCTCGGATCGCATCGCGGTGATGCAGGGTGGCCGGATCCTGCAGTTCGAAGCCCCCGAAGCCCTCTATGCCGCCCCCGCGACGGCATTCATCGCCGGCTTCGTCGGTAGCCCGCCGGCGAACCTCTTGCCCCTCACGGCAAACGGGCCGGACAGCTGGACCCTGGCCGATGGCCAGCTCTGGCAGCCCGCGGCACCTCTCGCCCCGAAAGCCAACGGCGCAGCGGCCGGCCGAGCCTGCCTGATCGCCTTGCGGCCGGAGAGCCTCACTATCGGCGCGACCGGTGAAGGTGGCCTGCCGGCCCGGGTCGCCGCCGTCGAATTCAACGGTGGCGATCGCCTGGTCCATGCCGAAACCGGCGGCACGCGGATCACGGTTCGCCTCGCCGCCACAGAGGCCGTTACCGGCCCCGACATTCTGCTTTTCCCGCCGCAGCAGGCGCCCGTGTTGTTCGACGCGGCGACCGGCACCCGCCTTTGA
- a CDS encoding NADPH-dependent FMN reductase, translating to MYRVAVFVGSARPTSSNLKLAKALEKLAAGKLEFQYIRIDNLPFYDDALWNDPPVEVMRLKREIAAADAVLFVTPEYNRSIPGILKNAIDWPSRPFGESVWTDKPGAIAGATGGVSGTAAAQVHLRSILPVVGVALMGRPEIYFQSRPGAIDDDHNITDERVRTNLTIWVERFTDWIGMFTKPQQAVEEIERKSA from the coding sequence ATGTACCGGGTGGCCGTATTCGTCGGGAGCGCGCGCCCGACCTCGTCGAACCTCAAGCTGGCCAAGGCGCTGGAAAAGCTGGCAGCCGGCAAGCTCGAGTTCCAGTACATCAGGATCGACAACCTGCCGTTTTACGACGATGCGCTGTGGAACGATCCGCCGGTCGAAGTGATGCGGCTGAAGCGCGAGATCGCCGCGGCGGATGCGGTGTTGTTCGTCACGCCCGAATACAACCGCTCGATTCCGGGCATCCTGAAGAACGCCATCGACTGGCCGTCGCGGCCGTTCGGCGAGAGCGTGTGGACCGACAAGCCCGGCGCCATTGCCGGCGCTACTGGTGGGGTCAGCGGCACGGCCGCCGCGCAGGTACACCTGCGCTCGATCTTGCCGGTGGTGGGTGTGGCGCTGATGGGCCGCCCCGAGATCTATTTCCAGTCGCGTCCCGGCGCCATCGACGATGACCACAACATCACCGACGAGCGGGTGAGAACCAACCTCACTATCTGGGTGGAGCGCTTCACCGACTGGATCGGCATGTTCACGAAGCCGCAGCAGGCCGTCGAGGAGATCGAGCGCAAGAGCGCCTAG
- a CDS encoding YciI family protein, giving the protein MPNYLLAYHGGGEPESEAAQAAVMLAWNEWLDATGEAMLDLGSPVGATMSVGSDGSVGPAPADPISGYSIIEADDMAAALEIARGCPVLADGGTVEVSELVDMDFDDEDDDDEDDEDD; this is encoded by the coding sequence ATGCCCAACTATCTCTTGGCCTACCATGGCGGTGGCGAACCCGAGAGCGAAGCGGCGCAGGCGGCAGTGATGCTGGCCTGGAACGAGTGGCTCGACGCGACCGGAGAGGCGATGCTCGACCTCGGCAGCCCGGTAGGCGCGACGATGAGCGTCGGTTCGGACGGCTCTGTTGGCCCGGCTCCCGCCGACCCGATCAGCGGCTACTCGATCATCGAAGCCGACGACATGGCGGCGGCGCTCGAGATCGCCAGGGGCTGCCCGGTATTGGCCGACGGCGGCACCGTCGAAGTCTCCGAACTCGTCGACATGGATTTCGACGACGAGGACGATGACGACGAGGACGACGAAGACGACTGA
- a CDS encoding homoserine O-succinyltransferase has translation MPIRIPDHLPAAKTLQSEGVMVMDSSRAARQDIRPLQIGLLNLMPNKERTETQFARLIGATPLQVDLTLVRVSDHKSKNTSEAYLKSFYSTWEEVRERKFDGFIVTGAPVANMPFEEVKYWSEMLEIMDWTQTNVHHTMFICWGAQAALHHFHGAKRYRMPKKAFGVFRHQLVGPQTPWLHGFSDSPMIPVSRYNDIDRTSLGENLEVLIDNPEIGVCMLQDKARPALYMLNHLEYDNRSLADEYERDIKAGLDTAPPVNLFPNGDTTVEPENRWRSHAHLLFQNWINEIYQTTPYELEKIGLGE, from the coding sequence ATGCCCATTCGTATTCCTGACCACCTGCCGGCGGCCAAGACCCTTCAGTCGGAGGGTGTCATGGTCATGGACTCTTCCCGCGCCGCCCGCCAGGACATCCGCCCGCTGCAGATCGGCCTGCTCAACCTGATGCCCAACAAGGAGCGGACGGAGACGCAGTTCGCCCGGCTGATCGGCGCCACCCCGCTGCAGGTCGACCTGACGCTGGTGCGGGTCAGCGACCACAAGTCCAAAAATACTTCCGAAGCCTATCTCAAGAGCTTCTATTCGACCTGGGAAGAGGTGCGGGAACGCAAGTTCGACGGCTTCATCGTCACCGGTGCGCCGGTGGCCAACATGCCGTTCGAGGAGGTCAAGTACTGGTCCGAGATGCTCGAGATCATGGACTGGACCCAGACCAACGTGCACCACACCATGTTCATCTGCTGGGGCGCACAGGCCGCGTTGCACCATTTCCACGGCGCCAAGCGCTACCGCATGCCCAAGAAGGCCTTCGGGGTGTTCCGCCACCAGTTGGTTGGGCCGCAAACGCCATGGCTGCACGGCTTTTCGGACAGCCCGATGATCCCTGTCAGTCGCTACAACGACATCGACCGGACCAGCTTGGGAGAAAACCTCGAGGTGCTGATCGACAATCCGGAGATCGGCGTCTGCATGTTGCAGGACAAGGCGCGCCCTGCCCTCTACATGCTGAACCACCTCGAGTACGACAACCGTTCGCTGGCGGACGAGTACGAGCGTGACATCAAGGCCGGCCTCGACACAGCGCCGCCGGTCAACCTGTTCCCCAATGGCGACACTACGGTGGAACCGGAGAACCGCTGGCGCAGCCATGCGCACCTGTTGTTCCAGAACTGGATCAACGAGATCTACCAGACCACCCCGTACGAGCTCGAGAAGATCGGGCTCGGCGAATAG
- a CDS encoding DUF2269 family protein: protein MDFYTIFKFLHVLAAMAWFGGGAVMLLQGLLALRQGDDESLMRVSGGMGNLAMLWFLPAGGLTLLFGLVTVLLGNLWGEAWVILGLLGALASFVGGHFFLRPMGENAAALIAEGKLSEAAVYGGRMIRFASADYASIVAIIALMVLKPGWTDIFALVVIYGALGVAAFLILGGKARLHPLRAE from the coding sequence ATGGACTTCTACACAATCTTCAAGTTTCTGCATGTGCTCGCCGCCATGGCCTGGTTCGGCGGCGGGGCCGTGATGCTGCTGCAAGGGCTGCTGGCGCTGCGCCAGGGCGACGATGAGAGCCTGATGCGGGTTTCCGGCGGCATGGGCAACCTTGCCATGCTGTGGTTCCTGCCGGCCGGAGGGCTGACGCTGCTGTTCGGCCTTGTCACCGTGCTGCTCGGCAACCTGTGGGGCGAGGCCTGGGTGATCCTCGGACTGCTCGGTGCGCTGGCGAGCTTCGTCGGCGGCCACTTCTTCCTGCGTCCGATGGGCGAGAATGCCGCCGCGCTGATCGCGGAGGGCAAGTTGTCCGAGGCGGCAGTCTATGGCGGCAGGATGATCCGCTTCGCCTCGGCTGACTATGCCAGCATCGTTGCGATCATCGCGCTGATGGTGCTCAAGCCCGGCTGGACCGACATCTTCGCGCTGGTCGTGATCTACGGCGCGCTCGGCGTTGCGGCATTCCTGATCCTCGGCGGCAAGGCGCGGCTGCACCCGCTTCGCGCCGAGTGA
- a CDS encoding SRPBCC family protein, translated as MQKPVVEVDTTIAASAAEVWQAMRRGAMFPGTVIETDWKIGHPITFKGEWNGKLFTDRGEIQTLSEGRELSFTHWSDTDGSGKRPLSYHLVKYRLEPSGKRTRVTLSQFNEGKETQLDAKTRAEFEKNWTMMLEGLKQSAEGMR; from the coding sequence ATGCAGAAACCCGTTGTCGAAGTCGACACCACCATCGCGGCGTCCGCCGCCGAGGTCTGGCAGGCCATGCGCAGGGGCGCCATGTTTCCCGGCACCGTCATCGAGACGGACTGGAAGATCGGCCATCCCATTACCTTCAAGGGCGAGTGGAACGGCAAGCTGTTCACCGACCGCGGTGAAATCCAGACCCTGTCCGAGGGCCGGGAGCTGAGCTTTACCCACTGGAGCGACACCGACGGCTCCGGCAAACGTCCGCTCAGCTACCACTTGGTGAAGTATCGCCTCGAGCCCTCAGGCAAGCGCACCAGGGTGACCCTCAGCCAGTTCAACGAAGGCAAGGAGACGCAGCTCGACGCCAAGACCCGCGCCGAGTTCGAGAAGAACTGGACCATGATGCTGGAAGGGCTGAAGCAGTCTGCGGAGGGGATGCGCTGA